GGTAAGTTATGTAATTGTTAGCCTGCCGACTGTTTTgcagatttttgtttttaaacatCGATACTTGGTGAAATAACGCGACACGTGATTGCTATTATAGAAAATTCTATACAACGGTGTTATCTGCATTTAACCATTATTGCAGGAGCGCGCCAAAAAGGAATTAATGCAAATGGGTCTTGCACTGGAAGGACATGGTGGTGAAACACAAGTGGTAAACATTTCAGCATTGAAAGGTACGAACTTAAAAGAGTTGGCTGAGGCTATTGTCACACAAGCCACTTTGATGAGCTTAAAATCAGAATACTCTGGGCTGGTAGAAGGTGTTGTTGTCGAATCGAAAAATGATAAGCGGCGGGGGTAACTAACCAGCTTTTATTATTGAGCAACGATAAGCATGAATCTTGTATTTTAAGAAAGCTTTCCACTGCGATAGTGACTAGAGGTACACTTCGAAAAGGTAGTATTCTAGTAAGTGGTCAAGCTTGGGCAAAAGTTAGAGCCTTGTTTGATCACGTGGGAAATCCCGTAGATGATGCAACACCAGGGACCCCAATTGAGATTTTGGGGTGGCGAGAACTACCATTAGCAGGAGATATAATTCTGGAAGTTGAATCAGAGGTAAGAGACCCTACTAGCTAGTTCAATATAATCACCCTTTAAATGACCATACTTAATCCCCAGAAAAAAGCTCATTCTGTAATACGATGGCGCGAAAATGCTGCACAGAAAGAAAAGGCGGAGAAAGACCAAGAGGCTATACTAAAGAAAGAACAAGAACATTTAGAAAAATACATTGCCGCGCGCGAGGCACGCAGATTGGCTGGTCGATTTAAGATGCGTCCTGATGGTCCACGCCAGAAACTCTACGAGGATGACCCAACTCCCCGAGTCAATTTAATTCTAAAAGGAGATGTACATGGATCCGTTGAAGCAATTTTGGATGTATTCGATAGCTACAACGAACATGATAAATGTCGTCTAAATATTGTTCACTATGGAGTAGGTGATATCACTGAAGGTGATTTAGAACTGGCGCGTACTTTTAAGGCCATTATATATGCATTTTCTGTCAACGCGCCTGCAAAGCCACCAAAGCATGTTACAATTAGAGAGTTTAACATTATTTATCGGCTAATCGACGATCTGAAGGAGGAGATAAGTAAGAAACTGCCATCGGTGGAAGTTGAAGACGTCGTCGGCGAAGCGAATGTCCTACAACAATTTTTCATTAATGAGGGTAGAAAAGAAGTGCCTGTCGCTGGTTGTCGCTGCACGAAAGGTCTCCTGAAGAAGAGCTCAAATTTCCGCTTACTGCGCAATGGAGAAGTTCTTTATGACGGTAATTGAAATATATAACTCTAGCTTATTTTATGTCTTTGCGAACTTAACATGCATTCATTCCTGAAAATCGAGTAACATCATTGCAAGCTCAGCTAGTTAAACTAATGAGGCAAATTGATTTCACATCGGATTTTCGTGGACATATGGGGACTATGAAATCGTATAAAGTTGATATAAATTTAGGggatgtacaaatttttttcacctagCGCACCagtgtggggtatcaactgaaaggtttCGTAGTAGAACTTTCAAAAGCACATTCTAGTTTTCACGTATATTGTAAAATGAGTGAGCGAGGGGTAAAAACGTGCAAGATTAAAGTGAGGCAGTGctaattttcgaaaactacccaaaccACAAACCTGAAAAGTTCAGAACAATGCgctttatatgaaatctatgcctcaaaatatgtcccattcggatatctgcccaaataaacttactaatagtatattactaacttttcgcCCTGGGTTTATGCTCCACATAACTGCAGTTTCATAAGAATGCGACTATTGAAGCTAAAGCAGTTCAAAGAGCAATTTTGCGCGAATTGGCTGCattttaagccatgcaaataagataatgacgtcataattggcatttgagtgaaatattaaaatatgaCCAAGCCTCTTCTCCCCAGCACCCTTGCTATTCGCCGCTATTAGGTGAAcccgttttaaggttttgtgtaaaagaaaaccttattaaaatcgattcactgtttgt
The window above is part of the Hermetia illucens chromosome 3, iHerIll2.2.curated.20191125, whole genome shotgun sequence genome. Proteins encoded here:
- the LOC119652747 gene encoding translation initiation factor IF-2, mitochondrial translates to MSFVSRRFLRLCTGSSVFLRGVGIQDVWLRGHFVRSLTTSELLFKRRKTAEERKSPRIIEYSPKKTSNKPTVHGVVDIWRNITVKELADAVQRPLEDIQEVMLYVKDADDIDPSARLEDVKVIREIVTKCGMKSRIVAAPDKEIHEEKDRDVVPRPPAPPENLKPRPPVVTVMGHVDHGKTTLLDSLRGASVAAGEAGGITQHIGAFTVTLSSGETVTFLDTPGHAAFSAMRSRGANLTDIIVLVVAADDGVMAQTREVIKLAQDANVPVIVAINKVDKPEADVERAKKELMQMGLALEGHGGETQVVNISALKGTNLKELAEAIVTQATLMSLKSEYSGLVEGVVVESKNDKRRGKLSTAIVTRGTLRKGSILVSGQAWAKVRALFDHVGNPVDDATPGTPIEILGWRELPLAGDIILEVESEKKAHSVIRWRENAAQKEKAEKDQEAILKKEQEHLEKYIAAREARRLAGRFKMRPDGPRQKLYEDDPTPRVNLILKGDVHGSVEAILDVFDSYNEHDKCRLNIVHYGVGDITEGDLELARTFKAIIYAFSVNAPAKPPKHVTIREFNIIYRLIDDLKEEISKKLPSVEVEDVVGEANVLQQFFINEGRKEVPVAGCRCTKGLLKKSSNFRLLRNGEVLYDGPVESIRHLKNEVDSIKKDVECGIRLKDVKVVPQPGDTLLCYTTHMEPQVTNWDPGF